In a genomic window of Narcine bancroftii isolate sNarBan1 chromosome 7, sNarBan1.hap1, whole genome shotgun sequence:
- the LOC138738409 gene encoding uncharacterized protein, giving the protein MQLGPLCQCQSHGNITARSMNTKQEKSLGAMGEKHRTGRVCTVAHSFASILQGQGPVKLVLVSTLMLFPCAAFLPAACWGGIQKRFMADGHITAIGNGMLDNLLHCVLANKNNPDQHLIYYPASHASSTPSKYGEGFCLCYLFGQLIPDPYCSLESFCFHIILLILERILRIHAPGLLYLQMWERGHRVIQHGYRPFNSTQILFTLSPLI; this is encoded by the exons atgcagctgggaccgctctgccagtgccagagcCATGGAAACATTACGGCAAGGTCGATGAATACAAAACAGGAGAAATCCCTGGGGGCCATGGGTGAGAAACACAGGACAGGAAGGGTCTGCACAGTGGCCCACAGCTTTGCATCCATTCTGCAGGGCCAAGGGCCTGTCAAACTAGTCTTGGTTTCCACGCTGATGTTGTTCCCCTGCGCTGCTTTTCTTCCTGCTGCCTGTTGGGGAGGCATACAGaagaggttcatggcag ATGGACACATAACCGCCATTGGGAATGGAATGTTAGATAACTTACTTCATTGTGTCCTTGCAAATAAAAACAACCCAGACCAACACTTGATATATTATCCTGCAAGCCATGCATCTTCAACACCTTCTAAATATGGTGAGGGTTTCTGTCTCTGCTATCTTTTTGGGCAATTAATTCCAGACCCCTATTGCTCTCTGGAGAGTTTTTGTTTCCACATCATCCTCTTAATCCTTGAAAGGATACTTAGAATCCATGCCCCTGGTCTTTTGTACCTGCAGATGTGGGAAAGaggtcatagagtcatacagcatggatacaggcccttcaactcaaCCCAAATCCTGTTTACTCTATCTCCACTAATATGA
- the LOC138738415 gene encoding transgelin-3-like isoform X1, whose product MKSPVFKMANRGPSYGLTREVEQKIEQKYDPDLEERLVDWIIAQCGGNISRPDPGKANFQKWLLNGVLLCRIINGLYPKGQEPIKKIQESKMAFKQMELISQFLKAAEDYGVATMDIFQTVDLWEGKDLAAVQRTLMALGSVAVTKNDGYYQGDPNWFHRKAQGNKREFSEDQLRKGQSVIGLQMGSNKGASQSGMTGYGLHRQIM is encoded by the exons ATGAAATCACCAG TTTTCAAAATGGCCAATAGAGGACCCAGCTATGGTCTGACCAGAGAAGTTGAACAAAAAATAGAGCAGAAATATGACCCAGACTTGGAAGAACGATTGGTAGATTGGATCATTGCACAATGTGGTGGGAATATTAGTCGCCCAGATCCTGGAAAAGCTAATTTTCAGAAGTGGCTATTGAATGGTGTG TTATTGTGTAGGATTATAAATGGACTTTATCCAAAAGGCCAGGAGCCAATTAAAAAAATCCAAGAATCCAAAATGGCTTTCAAACAGATGGAATTAATTTCTCAGTTTCTGAAAGCGGCTGAAGATTATGGTGTTGCAACAATGGATATCTTCCAAACTGTGGACCTGTGGGAAG GAAAGGATTTGGCTGCAGTTCAAAGAACTTTAATGGCTTTGGGTAGTGTAGCAGTTACCAAAAATGATGGTTATTATCAAGGTGATCCCAACTGGTTCCATAG GAAAGCTCAGGGCAACAAGCGGGAATTTTCTGAAGACCAGCTTCGGAAGGGACAAAGTGTTATTGGTCTACAGATGGGAAGTAACAAGGGAGCCTCTCAATCTGGCATGACTGGCTATGGCCTGCATCGACAGATAATGTAG
- the LOC138738415 gene encoding transgelin-3-like isoform X2 — protein sequence MANRGPSYGLTREVEQKIEQKYDPDLEERLVDWIIAQCGGNISRPDPGKANFQKWLLNGVLLCRIINGLYPKGQEPIKKIQESKMAFKQMELISQFLKAAEDYGVATMDIFQTVDLWEGKDLAAVQRTLMALGSVAVTKNDGYYQGDPNWFHRKAQGNKREFSEDQLRKGQSVIGLQMGSNKGASQSGMTGYGLHRQIM from the exons ATGGCCAATAGAGGACCCAGCTATGGTCTGACCAGAGAAGTTGAACAAAAAATAGAGCAGAAATATGACCCAGACTTGGAAGAACGATTGGTAGATTGGATCATTGCACAATGTGGTGGGAATATTAGTCGCCCAGATCCTGGAAAAGCTAATTTTCAGAAGTGGCTATTGAATGGTGTG TTATTGTGTAGGATTATAAATGGACTTTATCCAAAAGGCCAGGAGCCAATTAAAAAAATCCAAGAATCCAAAATGGCTTTCAAACAGATGGAATTAATTTCTCAGTTTCTGAAAGCGGCTGAAGATTATGGTGTTGCAACAATGGATATCTTCCAAACTGTGGACCTGTGGGAAG GAAAGGATTTGGCTGCAGTTCAAAGAACTTTAATGGCTTTGGGTAGTGTAGCAGTTACCAAAAATGATGGTTATTATCAAGGTGATCCCAACTGGTTCCATAG GAAAGCTCAGGGCAACAAGCGGGAATTTTCTGAAGACCAGCTTCGGAAGGGACAAAGTGTTATTGGTCTACAGATGGGAAGTAACAAGGGAGCCTCTCAATCTGGCATGACTGGCTATGGCCTGCATCGACAGATAATGTAG